A portion of the Paenibacillus marchantiae genome contains these proteins:
- a CDS encoding glycoside hydrolase family 125 protein, protein MEQFRLPKIPMPPVALPQAVQAVMKEAEQKLSHRPKLLQLFKNCFPNTIETTTKLMDDGTTFVITGDIPASWLRDSVEQVVHYIPFAKEDQDLQRIIGGLIKRHIQYVHIDPYANAFNETANDWHWNTTDVTEMSPWVWERKFEIDSLCFVVRLAYLYWKETELTDIFDSSFKAAMRKIVDLFRVEQHHMEKSPYSFTRNNGIATDSIRNNGRGMPVNYTGMIWSGFRSSDDACDFHYNIPGNMFAVVALRQMQEFAEWVFRDMEFLQELKDLEAEVDHGIQLYGIYRHPEFGPIYAYETDGFGNYCLMDDAGTPGLMSIPYLGYVTADDPIYQNTRRFALSKENPFYYEGKVAKGIGSPHTPPDYIWHMGLSMQGLTAQSAEEKLEIIRMLEATDADTGYMHEGFHADDPTIFTRKWFAWSNSLFSQLVYKSMKDGLL, encoded by the coding sequence ATGGAACAATTCAGACTACCCAAAATACCGATGCCACCTGTTGCATTGCCACAAGCTGTACAGGCTGTAATGAAAGAAGCAGAGCAGAAGCTGTCACATCGACCGAAGCTGCTTCAACTATTTAAGAACTGTTTCCCGAATACGATTGAAACAACAACTAAATTAATGGACGACGGCACAACATTTGTCATCACTGGCGATATTCCAGCTTCATGGCTAAGGGATTCTGTGGAGCAAGTGGTGCATTACATTCCATTTGCCAAGGAAGATCAAGACCTGCAACGCATTATTGGTGGTCTGATTAAGCGCCACATCCAGTACGTTCATATTGATCCGTATGCCAACGCCTTCAACGAGACAGCCAATGATTGGCACTGGAACACCACCGACGTGACCGAGATGTCACCTTGGGTGTGGGAGCGCAAATTCGAGATTGATTCCTTGTGCTTTGTTGTGCGTCTCGCTTATTTATATTGGAAAGAAACCGAACTGACCGATATTTTCGATTCCAGCTTCAAAGCCGCCATGCGCAAAATCGTGGATTTGTTCCGGGTGGAGCAGCATCACATGGAGAAGTCACCATACAGCTTTACCCGCAATAACGGCATTGCTACGGATTCAATTCGCAATAACGGACGAGGTATGCCCGTCAATTACACAGGCATGATCTGGTCCGGTTTCCGTTCCAGTGATGATGCGTGTGATTTCCACTACAACATTCCAGGCAATATGTTTGCCGTGGTTGCCCTGCGTCAGATGCAGGAGTTCGCGGAGTGGGTATTCCGGGATATGGAGTTCCTACAGGAGCTTAAGGATCTGGAAGCCGAAGTAGATCATGGTATTCAGCTGTACGGTATTTACCGTCATCCCGAGTTTGGCCCGATCTATGCCTATGAGACGGATGGTTTCGGCAACTACTGCCTGATGGATGATGCGGGTACACCGGGACTGATGTCCATTCCTTATCTTGGCTACGTCACAGCGGATGATCCGATCTATCAGAATACGAGACGTTTTGCGCTCAGCAAAGAGAATCCGTTCTATTATGAAGGCAAAGTTGCCAAAGGAATCGGCAGCCCGCATACACCGCCGGATTACATCTGGCATATGGGTCTGTCCATGCAAGGATTGACGGCCCAGTCTGCTGAAGAGAAGCTCGAAATCATTCGGATGCTGGAAGCAACGGATGCGGATACAGGATATATGCATGAAGGTTTCCATGCCGATGATCCGACGATTTTTACGAGAAAATGGTTTGCTTGGTCCAACAGCCTGTTCTCCCAGTTGGTCTATAAATCCATGAAGGATGGTTTGCTATGA
- a CDS encoding beta-galactosidase, whose amino-acid sequence MSSAQVKRTKLIIFSDPTFPVEGTLPTQGALDSWKASEEIIVVGADELASALSTAAGEGCFVNLHAPYFPKSAWTEIAAFLHQGGSLISIGGAPFKRPVRQENGAWISESEQTAYHQELYIHEALKVSAAKVDSLTSSEDIPLLAGKERLFENADTWNLVPHTTKTSDLPHQMGSSGPMSTQISPLLRGRSKDGRNIAAPIVLWENSRSTFAGSRWLFVHLPLTATFWDQNGAAEIVNWAQYCAKGVTELSLKPNYASYELGERASLILQTQILQRAGSRRSEPELWTFDLTVEREDRTNSTVEKVWNHQLELELSGEQRFERILLPVSIESGLYRIVGRVQAPDGEVRILRQGFWGQDAALLAEGEVITRSRDYFIKDGRPLPVVGMTYMTSDVARKFLFLPNADVWDRDMAQMAKAGINWIRTGIWTAYRNMMQVDGHMSEDVLRAIDAFLLTAKRHGLQVTFTFFSFTPETWEGTNPYLDPQSVDAQKRFIRSIVSRHRHSTHVDWDLINEPSMFDPVRIFSDGPRSARDSYEQQAFIEWLQQRHQTIEALQEAWNMSPKQLPDFTAAVIPEPEEINFDVQDMHKAKKGTRWLDYCLFSMEMHNVWARELVGTIKDLVPHHLVTVGQDEALGAQRPSPFFYEREVDYTTVHSWWLNDDLIWDGIFAKTPHKPNLIQETGIMYVETPDGRAKRTEEELHSILERKYAYAFSTGGAGAVQWIWNTNFYMDNANESHIGALRADGTEKPEADVSYDFGRFMEQIRDLFTDRELEEIAVVFPYSNDFSNRSLAYDATTKLTRVMAYELKQPFRAVSEYHLEALKQQPPKLIMVPSPHNMDSDALSELLNFAENEGATLLITGPLGLDAYWKTSDRADHLVGQRSLGNVQREEMLNINGVNHRVTYGRRRIAEVAKETLLHAENHTPDELAVLPLGKGKLIWSPLPLELNGRDEPLADLYRYASEVAGIENELEWISGGDLAGIYGRKLSFPKGNLYVFVSEFALNHEVKVRDTRTGVIYTFLLEKNRSVLFATDAAGQLQAVYRPDEVEIVQQEVEGE is encoded by the coding sequence ATGAGTAGCGCACAGGTGAAGAGAACCAAGTTGATTATTTTCTCTGATCCAACGTTTCCAGTGGAGGGTACTTTGCCAACGCAAGGTGCTCTTGATTCATGGAAAGCATCGGAAGAGATCATCGTTGTGGGCGCGGATGAATTGGCTTCGGCTTTGAGCACAGCGGCAGGTGAAGGGTGTTTCGTGAACCTGCATGCGCCTTATTTTCCTAAATCCGCTTGGACCGAAATCGCAGCTTTTCTTCATCAGGGGGGAAGTCTGATCAGCATTGGTGGCGCACCATTCAAACGTCCTGTTCGTCAGGAGAATGGGGCATGGATTTCCGAGTCGGAACAAACGGCGTATCACCAGGAACTTTACATTCATGAGGCGTTAAAGGTATCCGCAGCCAAAGTGGATTCACTAACTTCCTCAGAAGATATTCCACTCCTTGCAGGCAAAGAGAGACTGTTCGAGAATGCGGATACGTGGAATCTGGTACCTCATACAACCAAAACAAGCGATTTGCCACATCAGATGGGTTCCTCAGGTCCGATGAGCACGCAGATTTCTCCGCTGCTCCGCGGCCGCAGCAAGGATGGTCGCAACATCGCTGCCCCAATCGTATTATGGGAAAACTCCCGCAGTACGTTTGCCGGTTCGCGCTGGCTGTTTGTGCATCTGCCTTTGACGGCTACCTTCTGGGATCAGAACGGAGCAGCCGAAATCGTGAACTGGGCGCAGTATTGCGCCAAAGGTGTGACCGAGCTATCTCTGAAGCCGAACTATGCTTCGTATGAATTGGGTGAACGAGCTTCACTGATCCTCCAAACTCAAATTCTACAGCGTGCGGGAAGCAGACGAAGTGAGCCGGAGCTGTGGACGTTTGATTTAACCGTTGAACGGGAAGATCGCACAAACAGCACGGTAGAGAAGGTATGGAATCATCAACTGGAGCTGGAACTTTCCGGCGAACAGCGTTTTGAACGCATTCTTCTTCCGGTTTCAATCGAGAGCGGGCTGTACCGAATCGTGGGTCGTGTTCAGGCACCGGATGGCGAAGTTCGCATACTGCGGCAAGGCTTCTGGGGTCAGGACGCAGCTTTGTTGGCAGAAGGGGAAGTCATTACACGCAGCAGAGATTATTTTATCAAAGACGGTCGTCCATTGCCTGTGGTTGGTATGACCTACATGACCTCTGATGTGGCACGGAAATTCCTGTTCCTTCCTAATGCGGATGTATGGGATCGGGATATGGCACAGATGGCGAAGGCCGGCATTAACTGGATTCGGACCGGAATCTGGACTGCCTATCGCAACATGATGCAGGTGGATGGTCATATGTCTGAGGATGTACTGCGTGCTATTGATGCGTTCCTGTTAACGGCAAAACGGCACGGCCTTCAAGTGACGTTCACCTTTTTCTCCTTTACACCCGAGACGTGGGAAGGAACAAATCCATATTTGGACCCGCAGAGCGTAGATGCACAGAAACGCTTCATTCGCAGCATTGTTAGTCGTCACAGACATTCCACACATGTGGACTGGGACTTGATTAATGAACCGTCGATGTTTGATCCTGTGCGCATATTCTCCGATGGGCCACGTTCGGCAAGAGATTCGTATGAGCAGCAGGCGTTTATCGAGTGGCTTCAGCAGCGGCATCAGACGATTGAAGCGTTGCAGGAGGCATGGAACATGTCACCTAAACAGCTCCCTGACTTCACCGCAGCAGTCATTCCTGAACCGGAAGAGATCAATTTCGATGTACAGGACATGCACAAGGCTAAAAAAGGAACACGCTGGCTTGATTACTGTCTCTTCTCGATGGAGATGCATAATGTTTGGGCGAGAGAGCTTGTAGGCACGATCAAGGATCTTGTTCCCCATCATTTGGTTACCGTAGGGCAGGATGAAGCTCTCGGAGCACAGCGCCCTTCACCGTTCTTCTACGAGCGTGAAGTGGATTATACAACCGTGCATTCCTGGTGGCTCAACGATGACCTGATCTGGGATGGCATTTTCGCCAAAACACCACATAAACCCAATCTCATTCAGGAGACAGGCATCATGTATGTGGAAACCCCGGATGGCCGGGCCAAACGTACAGAGGAAGAGCTTCACAGCATTCTGGAGCGCAAATACGCCTATGCCTTTTCAACAGGCGGTGCAGGAGCAGTGCAATGGATCTGGAATACGAACTTCTATATGGATAATGCCAATGAATCTCATATTGGAGCGCTGAGAGCGGATGGTACGGAAAAACCTGAAGCTGATGTGTCTTACGATTTTGGTCGATTCATGGAGCAGATTCGGGACTTGTTTACCGATCGCGAGCTGGAGGAGATTGCGGTGGTCTTCCCGTATTCCAACGATTTCTCGAACCGTTCCCTGGCCTACGATGCAACCACAAAATTGACCCGTGTAATGGCTTATGAGCTGAAGCAGCCATTCCGGGCTGTATCCGAGTATCATCTGGAAGCATTGAAGCAGCAACCTCCGAAGCTGATCATGGTTCCGAGTCCGCACAACATGGACAGCGATGCCTTAAGCGAGCTATTGAACTTCGCGGAGAATGAAGGAGCTACGCTGCTTATTACGGGCCCGCTCGGGTTGGATGCTTATTGGAAAACAAGTGATCGGGCAGATCATCTTGTCGGTCAACGCAGTCTGGGCAACGTACAGCGAGAAGAAATGCTGAATATTAACGGGGTGAATCACCGCGTCACGTATGGTCGTCGCCGGATTGCCGAGGTGGCGAAGGAAACGTTACTTCATGCGGAGAATCATACACCTGATGAATTAGCAGTACTGCCATTAGGCAAAGGCAAGTTGATCTGGAGCCCACTGCCGCTGGAGCTGAACGGCCGGGATGAGCCGCTGGCTGACCTGTATCGATATGCGTCAGAAGTGGCTGGTATTGAAAATGAACTGGAATGGATATCTGGCGGTGATCTGGCAGGGATTTATGGCCGGAAGCTGAGCTTCCCGAAAGGCAATCTGTACGTATTTGTATCGGAGTTCGCTTTGAATCATGAGGTGAAAGTCAGAGATACACGTACGGGAGTCATATATACGTTCCTGTTGGAGAAAAATCGCTCGGTGCTGTTTGCCACAGATGCTGCCGGACAGCTGCAAGCCGTATATCGTCCGGATGAAGTAGAGATTGTACAACAAGAGGTAGAGGGGGAATAA
- a CDS encoding alpha-mannosidase, whose protein sequence is MTKPTSKSKKAHIISHTHWDREWYLPYEKHHMRLVQLVDALLDQLDQGPDFKSFYLDGQTIIIDDYLQVRPEQKERLEKHIRDGRIVIGPWYILQDAFLTSGEANVRNMQVGHRDAKRYGTPSKIGYFPDTFGLVGQTPQLMLQSGIDNVFFGRGVKPTGFNNMVSDDGYESSFSELMWEGPDGSKVLGVLFANWYSNGNEVPVDEASARKFWETKLADAEKYASTNELLYMNGCDHQPIQKDLPEAIRMAEQLYPDIEFVHSNFPDYLSALKASAVQELSVVKGELRSQRTDGWGTLVNTASARVYLKQMNQLGQAMLEKVAEPLASFAHLLGHSYPHDQFTYAWKTLMQNHPHDSICGCSVDEVHREMVTRFDKSRHVAEALIEDSTSQIAAAVDTSTFERYGEEARPVVVFNTSGWKRSGVVQIELDAARLYFRGGFSLEDMAAKMNAIDLSGRILVDEEGKPVPCTVEDLGLQFGYDLPDDRFRQPYSCRRVSITFEAENVPALGLKTYALVRMDSNAANSDTLLRGQRGMENEYFIVNIADNGSFALTDKRTGRTYKDLGVYENVGDIGNEYMFKQPENEVALTTKDLRAEIRVIEDAPYRASYEIVHHWEIPESADETLDREQRELIYYPHRKAQRSKQMVTLKIRTIVSLSRSGKGIKLETTFNNQAKDHRVRALFPTDLTAAVHHVDSMFEIATRDNTPAPEWQNPSNTQHQQSFVDVSEDQAGLVVANLGLNEYEVLEDGRNTIAVTLLRAVGELGDWGLFPTPEAQCLGEHSFQLEIIPHDGNGATSGAYIEAYQFQIPWTVAQTNVHPGFLTPSNTPFEWQGDGLAFSSLKVNEDSGDLMLRWYNMGSNTTELKFAASESIPQALEDAYQSNILEEETGKLNASMIHGSSTALISKEWALQAGPCEIVTVGLRR, encoded by the coding sequence ATGACCAAACCAACAAGCAAATCGAAAAAAGCGCATATTATCTCTCACACGCACTGGGATCGGGAATGGTATTTGCCGTATGAGAAGCATCATATGCGATTAGTGCAACTGGTGGATGCCTTGCTGGATCAGCTCGATCAGGGGCCGGATTTTAAAAGCTTTTACCTGGACGGCCAGACGATCATCATCGATGACTATCTTCAGGTTAGACCTGAGCAGAAGGAACGGCTGGAGAAGCATATTCGTGATGGCCGGATTGTCATTGGGCCTTGGTATATTTTGCAGGATGCCTTCCTGACCAGTGGTGAAGCAAACGTTCGTAATATGCAGGTTGGACATCGGGATGCCAAACGTTACGGAACACCTTCAAAGATCGGATACTTCCCAGATACGTTCGGACTTGTAGGACAGACACCGCAGCTTATGCTGCAATCGGGCATTGATAATGTCTTTTTTGGGCGAGGCGTGAAGCCAACGGGCTTCAACAACATGGTGTCTGACGATGGATACGAATCCAGTTTCTCAGAGCTAATGTGGGAAGGTCCGGATGGATCTAAAGTGCTCGGTGTTTTATTTGCCAACTGGTACTCTAACGGGAATGAGGTTCCGGTGGACGAAGCTTCAGCTCGGAAGTTCTGGGAAACCAAGCTGGCTGACGCGGAGAAATATGCTTCGACCAATGAATTGCTGTACATGAATGGATGTGATCACCAGCCGATCCAGAAGGATCTGCCTGAAGCCATCCGTATGGCTGAACAATTGTATCCCGATATCGAGTTTGTTCACTCCAACTTCCCGGATTATCTGTCAGCGTTGAAAGCATCTGCGGTTCAGGAGTTGTCTGTTGTAAAAGGAGAGCTGCGCAGCCAGCGTACTGATGGCTGGGGCACTCTGGTCAACACGGCTTCCGCACGCGTTTATCTGAAACAGATGAACCAACTGGGCCAAGCCATGTTGGAAAAAGTGGCTGAGCCACTGGCTTCGTTCGCGCATTTGCTGGGTCATTCATATCCGCATGATCAGTTTACCTATGCCTGGAAAACGTTGATGCAGAATCATCCGCATGACAGCATCTGTGGCTGTAGCGTAGACGAGGTACATCGCGAGATGGTCACACGGTTTGATAAGAGCCGTCATGTCGCTGAGGCCCTGATTGAGGATAGCACCAGCCAAATCGCCGCAGCTGTGGATACTTCAACCTTTGAACGATATGGTGAAGAAGCGCGGCCTGTGGTTGTGTTTAACACTTCGGGATGGAAGCGCAGCGGTGTGGTTCAGATTGAATTGGATGCGGCCCGTCTGTACTTCCGCGGCGGTTTCTCATTGGAAGATATGGCAGCCAAAATGAACGCCATCGACCTGTCAGGTCGTATATTGGTGGATGAAGAAGGAAAACCAGTTCCGTGTACGGTAGAGGATCTGGGTCTGCAATTCGGCTATGATCTGCCGGATGATCGATTCCGTCAGCCATATAGCTGCCGTCGGGTCAGTATTACATTTGAAGCAGAGAACGTGCCTGCACTTGGCCTGAAGACGTATGCTTTGGTTCGCATGGACAGCAATGCTGCGAATTCAGATACACTGCTGCGTGGTCAACGTGGCATGGAAAATGAATATTTTATCGTAAATATTGCAGACAATGGATCTTTTGCACTTACGGATAAACGGACAGGCCGAACGTATAAAGATCTTGGCGTGTATGAAAATGTCGGTGATATCGGCAATGAGTACATGTTCAAGCAACCGGAGAACGAAGTAGCACTGACTACGAAGGATCTTCGGGCAGAAATTCGAGTTATCGAAGATGCGCCTTACAGAGCTTCGTACGAAATTGTTCATCATTGGGAGATTCCTGAATCCGCCGACGAAACGCTTGATCGTGAGCAGCGGGAACTTATCTATTATCCGCATCGTAAAGCTCAACGTTCCAAACAAATGGTTACGCTCAAGATCCGAACCATTGTGTCGTTAAGCCGCAGTGGAAAAGGCATCAAGCTCGAAACAACCTTCAACAATCAGGCGAAGGATCATCGGGTGCGGGCACTCTTCCCGACGGATCTGACAGCTGCTGTTCATCACGTTGACTCGATGTTCGAAATTGCTACTCGCGATAATACGCCTGCACCGGAATGGCAAAATCCGAGCAACACCCAGCATCAGCAAAGTTTTGTTGATGTGAGCGAGGATCAGGCTGGGTTGGTTGTAGCCAATCTCGGTCTGAATGAATATGAGGTTCTTGAGGATGGACGGAATACGATTGCGGTGACATTGCTTCGTGCCGTGGGAGAGCTTGGAGACTGGGGATTGTTCCCGACACCGGAAGCTCAGTGTCTCGGCGAGCACTCCTTCCAACTGGAGATTATCCCTCATGACGGGAACGGAGCAACATCCGGCGCGTACATTGAAGCTTATCAGTTCCAGATTCCATGGACTGTGGCTCAGACGAACGTACACCCGGGATTCCTAACGCCAAGCAACACACCTTTTGAGTGGCAAGGGGACGGTCTTGCGTTTTCTTCACTGAAGGTGAACGAAGATTCGGGTGATCTGATGTTGCGTTGGTATAATATGGGGTCGAATACGACTGAGTTGAAGTTTGCTGCTTCTGAGTCCATCCCGCAAGCATTGGAAGATGCATATCAGAGCAACATTCTGGAAGAAGAGACAGGTAAACTGAATGCTTCGATGATACATGGATCTTCCACTGCCTTAATCAGCAAAGAATGGGCTCTTCAAGCGGGACCTTGTGAGATTGTTACGGTGGGGTTACGTCGTTAA